The Saccharothrix variisporea genome has a segment encoding these proteins:
- a CDS encoding GNAT family N-acetyltransferase, with translation MYDIRLAGQDDLGAVLALLVRLQADTAHHIGYLGETLGELTEELTEFEPDWPSCTVVATDDSGRVCGVLSVEVDHELRRAFLHGPFVDVPVNHPAGSRIWDQTSDALYAHAQPLLEGIADREVYGHTLHRRLAAFAERHGFTAGRASSIHVLDGDGLRGLLLREASCPRTGPAREMRVLPTEAAVHEAVAVLHERCFPKTYLSGRQLVDGSRDHTVVVAMDGGKVLGYAAGKAEPGEYYVDFVAVEPDVRGKGVGAALITELVWKLAERFGARPQAAAAILAGNTSSHRMFDRLGFRRTLELVAYRSKAA, from the coding sequence ATGTATGACATCCGCCTCGCCGGCCAGGACGACCTGGGCGCGGTGCTCGCCCTGCTCGTCCGGCTCCAAGCCGACACCGCGCACCACATCGGCTACCTCGGTGAGACGCTCGGGGAGCTGACCGAAGAACTCACCGAATTCGAGCCCGACTGGCCCTCGTGCACCGTGGTGGCCACCGACGACTCCGGCCGCGTGTGCGGTGTGCTCAGCGTCGAGGTGGACCACGAGCTGCGCCGGGCGTTCCTGCACGGACCGTTCGTCGACGTACCGGTCAACCACCCGGCCGGCAGCCGCATCTGGGACCAGACCTCCGACGCCCTCTACGCCCACGCCCAACCCCTCCTGGAAGGCATCGCCGACCGCGAGGTCTACGGGCACACCCTGCACCGCAGGCTGGCCGCGTTCGCCGAGCGCCACGGCTTCACCGCGGGCCGGGCCAGCAGCATCCACGTCCTGGACGGCGACGGCCTGCGCGGCCTGCTGCTGCGCGAGGCGAGCTGCCCGCGCACGGGTCCGGCGCGCGAGATGCGCGTGCTGCCGACCGAGGCCGCCGTCCACGAGGCGGTGGCCGTGCTGCACGAGCGCTGTTTCCCCAAGACCTACCTGTCCGGCCGGCAACTGGTCGACGGCAGCCGGGACCACACCGTCGTCGTCGCGATGGACGGCGGCAAGGTCCTCGGCTACGCCGCCGGCAAGGCCGAACCCGGCGAGTACTACGTCGACTTCGTGGCCGTGGAACCCGACGTGCGCGGCAAGGGGGTCGGTGCCGCGTTGATCACCGAACTCGTCTGGAAGCTCGCCGAGCGCTTCGGCGCCCGCCCCCAAGCCGCCGCCGCCATCCTGGCCGGCAACACGTCGTCCCACCGCATGTTCGACCGCCTCGGCTTCCGCCGGACTCTCGAACTGGTCGCCTACCGCTCCAAGGCCGCCTAA